From Vitis vinifera cultivar Pinot Noir 40024 chromosome 5, ASM3070453v1, the proteins below share one genomic window:
- the LOC100268122 gene encoding 2-alkenal reductase (NADP(+)-dependent), with translation MADAEEVSNKQVIFRDYVSGFPKESDMYMTTSTISLKVPEGSKAVVVKNLYLSCDPYMRPRMSYTTDSYIHSFKPGSVISGYGVAKVLDSGHPNFSKGDLVWGFTGWEEYTLITAPESLFKIPNNDVPLSYYIGILGMPGITAYAGFYEICSPKKGEYVYVSAASGAVGQLVGQFAKLIGCYVVGSAGSKEKVDLLKNKFGFDEAFNYKEEQDLVACLKRYFPEGIDIYFENVGGPMLDAVLANMRVQGRIAACGMISQYNLDKPVGVYNLMNIIKKQIKMQGFVAGSYFHLYPKFLEMILPHVKEGKVVYVEDIAEGLESAPQALIGLFSGRNVGKQVVLVARE, from the exons ATGGCGGACGCTGAAGAAGTGAGCAACAAGCAGGTGATTTTCAGGGACTACGTCTCTGGTTTTCCTAAAGAATCCGACATGTACATGACCACTTCCACGATAAGCCTCAAGGTTCCAGAAGGTTCCAAGGCCGTGGTGGTGAAGAACCTCTACTTGTCATGCGATCCCTACATGCGGCCTCGTATGAGCTACACTACGGACAGCTACATCCACTCCTTCAAGCCTGGTTCG GTTATAAGTGGATATGGAGTGGCAAAAGTTTTGGATTCTGGGCATCCAAACTTCAGCAAAGGGGACTTGGTTTGGGGATTTACCGGATGGGAAGAGTATACTCTCATTACAGCACCAGAGTCTCTGTTTAAAATTCCCAACAACGATGTCCCCCTTTCATACTATATTGGAATTCTTG GTATGCCTGGTATTACTGCATATGCTGGTTTTTACGAGATTTGCTCTCCTAAGAAAGGAGAGTATGTCTATGTTTCAGCTGCATCAGGAGCAGTGGGTCAACTTGTTGGCCAGTTTGCGAAGTTGATAGGTTGCTATGTTGTTGGAAGTGCTGGAAGTAAAGAAAAG GTTGATCTGTTGAAAAACAAGTTTGGGTTTGATGAAGCTTTCAACTACAAAGAAGAGCAGGATTTGGTTGCATGCTTGAAAAG GTACTTCCCTGAAGGCATTGATATTTACTTTGAGAATGTTGGGGGGCCGATGCTTGATGCGGTTCTAGCTAACATGAGAGTCCAAGGCCGCATAGCTGCCTGCGGGATGATTTCCCAGTACAATCTTGACAAGCCCGTGGGTGTGTACAACTTGATGAATATCATCAAAAAGCAGATCAAAATGCAAGGATTTGTCGCTGGGAGCTACTTTCACCTCTACCCCAAATTTCTGGAGATGATTCTGCCTCACGTCAAAGAAGGGAAGGTTGTATATGTGGAAGACATAGCTGAAGGCCTTGAGAGTGCTCCACAGGCTCTTATTGGCCTCTTCTCCGGGCGCAATGTTGGGAAACAGGTTGTTCTAGTTGCTAGGGAATGA
- the LOC100262970 gene encoding 2-alkenal reductase (NADP(+)-dependent) isoform X1, whose protein sequence is MASGEEVRNKQVVLRDYVSGYLKESDMCMATATITLKVPEGNSKAVLVKNLYLSCDPYIRGHTKSIQGGYADEYFKPGSPIVGYGVAKVLDSGHPDFKKDDLVWGFTGWEEYSLITATESLFKIHHTDVPLSYYTGLLSMPGMTAYTGFYEVCAPKKEEYVFVSSAFGAVGQLVGQLAKLLGCYVVGSAGSKEKVDLLKTKIGFDEAFNYKEEKDYDACLKRYFPEGIDIYFDSVGGKMLDAALLNMRLDGRIAACCGMISQYEFDQPEGVHNLFNIITKRVRVEGFMVFDYYHLYPKFLDTMIPYIKEGKIVYEEDITEGLESLPSALVRLFSGKNAGKAVVVVARE, encoded by the exons ATGGCGAGTGGGGAAGAAGTCAGAAACAAGCAGGTGGTTCTGCGAGACTATGTCAGCGGCTATCTCAAAGAATCAGACATGTGTATGGCCACAGCCACCATCACCCTCAAGGTCCCAGAGGGTAATTCCAAGGCCGTTCTGGTGAAGAACCTCTATTTATCTTGTGATCCCTACATTCGTGGCCATACCAAAAGCATTCAGGGTGGCTATGCTGATGAATATTTCAAGCCTGGCTCT CCTATAGTGGGATATGGAGTGGCAAAAGTTTTGGATTCTGGGCATCCAGACTTCAAGAAAGATGACTTGGTTTGGGGATTTACAGGATGGGAAGAGTATAGTCTCATCACAGCAACTGAGTCTCTGTTTAAGATTCATCACACAGATGTGCCCCTTTCATACTACACTGGACTTCTCA GTATGCCTGGGATGACTGCCTATACTGGTTTTTATGAGGTTTGTGCTCCTAAGAAAGAAGAGTATGTCTTCGTCTCATCCGCATTTGGAGCAGTGGGTCAGCTTGTTGGGCAGTTAGCCAAGTTGCTAGGTTGCTATGTTGTTGGAAGTGCAGGGTCAAAAGAAAAG GTTGATCTGTTGAAGACCAAGATCGGGTTCGATGAGGCTTTCAACTACAAAGAAGAGAAGGATTATGACGCCTGTCTGAAAAG GTACTTCCCTGAAGGCATTGATATCTACTTTGATAGTGTGGGGGGAAAGATGCTTGATGCAGCGCTGCTCAACATGAGGCTCGATGGCCGCATTGCAGCGTGT TGTGGGATGATCTCACAGTACGAGTTTGACCAGCCTGAGGGTGTGCACAACCTGTTCAATATCATCACAAAACGGGTTCGAGTGGAAGGGTTTATGGTGTTTGATTACTACCACCTCTACCCCAAGTTCCTGGACACGATGATACCTTACATCAAAGAAGGGAAGATTGTATACGAGGAAGACATAACTGAAGGCCTTGAGAGTCTCCCATCAGCCTTGGTTCGCCTCTTCTCTGGCAAAAACGCTGGAAAAGCAGTGGTTGTAGTCGCCCGTGAATGA
- the LOC100262970 gene encoding 2-alkenal reductase (NADP(+)-dependent) isoform X2 — MASGEEVRNKQVVLRDYVSGYLKESDMCMATATITLKVPEGNSKAVLVKNLYLSCDPYIRGHTKSIQGGYADEYFKPGSPIVGYGVAKVLDSGHPDFKKDDLVWGFTGWEEYSLITATESLFKIHHTDVPLSYYTGLLSMPGMTAYTGFYEVCAPKKEEYVFVSSAFGAVGQLVGQLAKLLGCYVVGSAGSKEKVDLLKTKIGFDEAFNYKEEKDYDACLKRARTTNHHGWQSEGFWIRKQDHRSFTSPLYSSFRSTRPCSGAHQIKWGQLSIMEQSSYSCPYYQEEDRLRRRDS; from the exons ATGGCGAGTGGGGAAGAAGTCAGAAACAAGCAGGTGGTTCTGCGAGACTATGTCAGCGGCTATCTCAAAGAATCAGACATGTGTATGGCCACAGCCACCATCACCCTCAAGGTCCCAGAGGGTAATTCCAAGGCCGTTCTGGTGAAGAACCTCTATTTATCTTGTGATCCCTACATTCGTGGCCATACCAAAAGCATTCAGGGTGGCTATGCTGATGAATATTTCAAGCCTGGCTCT CCTATAGTGGGATATGGAGTGGCAAAAGTTTTGGATTCTGGGCATCCAGACTTCAAGAAAGATGACTTGGTTTGGGGATTTACAGGATGGGAAGAGTATAGTCTCATCACAGCAACTGAGTCTCTGTTTAAGATTCATCACACAGATGTGCCCCTTTCATACTACACTGGACTTCTCA GTATGCCTGGGATGACTGCCTATACTGGTTTTTATGAGGTTTGTGCTCCTAAGAAAGAAGAGTATGTCTTCGTCTCATCCGCATTTGGAGCAGTGGGTCAGCTTGTTGGGCAGTTAGCCAAGTTGCTAGGTTGCTATGTTGTTGGAAGTGCAGGGTCAAAAGAAAAG GTTGATCTGTTGAAGACCAAGATCGGGTTCGATGAGGCTTTCAACTACAAAGAAGAGAAGGATTATGACGCCTGTCTGAAAAG agccagaaCAACAAACCACCATGGCTGGCAGTCAGAAGGCTTCTGGATCAGAAAACAAGACCATCGATCCTTCACATCCCCTCTATATTCATCATTCAGATCAACCAGGCCATGTTCTGGTGCCCATCAAATTAAATGGGGTCAACTATCAATCATGGAGCAAAGCAGTTATTCATGCCCTTACTACCAAGAAGAAGATCGGCTTCGTCGACGGGACAGTTGA
- the LOC100259258 gene encoding 2-alkenal reductase (NADP(+)-dependent): protein MADGEEVGNTQVIFRGYVSGFPNESDLYLANSRISLKVPEGSKAVVVKNLYLSCDPYMRLRMSCDANYFQPFKPGSVMTGNGVAKVMDSGHPSFSKGDLVWGITRWEEYTLVTATESLFEIPDTDVPLSYYIGILGVPGLTAYVGFYELCTPKKGEYVYVSSASGAVGQLVGQFAKLLGCYVVGSAGTKEKVDLLKNKFGFDEAFNYKEEQDLATCLKRYFPEGIDIYFENVGGAMLDAVLPNMRVHGRIAACGMISQYNLDKPEGIYNLMNVINKQIKMQGFITPSYFHLYPKFLETILPHIKEGKVAYVEDVAEGLQNAPPALIGLFSGHNVGKQVIQVAME, encoded by the exons ATGGCGGATGGTGAAGAAGTGGGCAACACGCAAGTGATTTTCAGAGGCTATGTCTCTGGTTTTCCCAATGAATCGGACTTGTACTTGGCTAACTCTAGAATAAGCCTCAAGGTTCCAGAAGGTTCCAAGGCCGTGGTAGTGAAGAACCTCTACTTGTCCTGCGATCCCTACATGCGCCTCCGTATGAGCTGCGACGCCAACTATTTCCAGCCCTTCAAGCCCGGCTCG GTTATGACTGGAAATGGAGTGGCTAAAGTTATGGACTCTGGGCATCCAAGCTTCAGCAAAGGTGACTTGGTTTGGGGAATTACCAGATGGGAAGAGTATACTCTCGTAACAGCAACAGAGTCTCTGTTTGAAATTCCGGACACTGATGTCCCCCTTTCATACTATATTGGAATTCTTG GTGTGCCTGGTTTGACTGCTTATGTTGGTTTTTATGAGCTTTGCACTCCTAAGAAAGGGGAGTATGTCTATGTTTCATCTGCATCAGGAGCAGTGGGTCAGCTTGTTGGGCAGTTTGCAAAGTTGTTGGGTTGCTATGTTGTTGGAAGTGCTGGaacaaaagaaaag GTTGATTTGTTGAAAAACAAGTTTGGGTTTGATGAAGCTTTCAACTACAAGGAAGAGCAGGATTTGGCTACATGCTTGAAAAg GTACTTCCCTGAAGGCATTGATATTTACTTTGAGAATGTGGGGGGAGCGATGCTTGATGCAGTGTTACCTAACATGAGAGTCCATGGTCGCATAGCTGCCTGCGGGATGATTTCACAGTACAATCTTGACAAACCTGAGGGCATATACAACTTGATGAATGTTATCAATAAACAGATCAAAATGCAGGGGTTTATCACTCCAAGCTACTTTCACCTCTATCCCAAATTCCTGGAGACGATTCTGCCTCACATCAAAGAAGGTAAGGTTGCATATGTGGAAGATGTAGCTGAAGGCCTTCAGAATGCTCCACCGGCTCTTATTGGGCTCTTTTCTGGGCACAATGTCGGAAAACAGGTAATTCAAGTTGCTATGGAATGA